A region of Streptomyces sp. WMMC500 DNA encodes the following proteins:
- a CDS encoding oxygenase MpaB family protein: MDELSRRKMLLAGGALGALGVLGAAAPAHAKPAWTWAPGGSVAGSGAGSDPEWVWDDEADEVLGAVLARGEVPRVNELLRTWTRNDQPLPDGLPQDLRQFMENARRLPAWADQGKLDTAAEFNKTKGIYVGALYGLGSGLMSTAIPRESRAVYYSKGGADMKDRIAKTAKLGYDVGDLDAFQPRGEMIVTAVKTRMVHAAVRNLLPQSPGWTDTSGGQTIPISQADVMVTWHSLATFVMRKMIEWKVRISAADSEAYLHVWQVTAHMLGVRDEYIPATWAAANAQSKQLLDPVLGPTEEGLKLCEILLDIVAELDAGLTRPLISAFSRYTLGDQIGNWIGLSREPFWKPTIETVWPLLVAFREGLIPLPLVPEAAWTIEEVIRKVVLVFLSEGRGIHIEIPDANRPS; encoded by the coding sequence ATGGACGAACTCAGCAGGCGCAAGATGCTGCTCGCCGGCGGAGCGCTGGGAGCACTCGGCGTGCTCGGCGCAGCGGCGCCCGCGCACGCGAAGCCCGCCTGGACGTGGGCACCCGGGGGTTCGGTGGCCGGCTCGGGGGCGGGCAGCGACCCGGAGTGGGTGTGGGACGACGAGGCCGACGAGGTTCTCGGGGCCGTCCTCGCCCGGGGCGAGGTGCCCCGCGTCAACGAGCTGCTGCGCACGTGGACCCGTAACGACCAGCCGCTTCCCGACGGACTGCCGCAGGACCTGCGGCAGTTCATGGAGAACGCACGCAGGCTGCCGGCCTGGGCCGACCAGGGCAAGCTCGACACCGCCGCCGAGTTCAACAAGACCAAGGGGATCTACGTCGGTGCCCTGTACGGGCTCGGCAGCGGCCTGATGAGCACCGCCATCCCCCGGGAGTCTCGCGCCGTGTACTACTCCAAGGGCGGCGCCGACATGAAGGACCGCATCGCCAAGACCGCGAAGCTCGGCTACGACGTCGGGGACCTGGACGCCTTCCAGCCCCGGGGCGAGATGATCGTGACCGCGGTGAAGACCCGCATGGTGCACGCGGCCGTACGGAACCTGCTGCCGCAGTCCCCGGGCTGGACCGACACCAGCGGCGGCCAGACCATCCCGATCAGCCAGGCGGACGTGATGGTCACCTGGCACAGCCTGGCTACGTTTGTCATGCGCAAGATGATCGAGTGGAAGGTCCGGATCAGCGCCGCCGACTCCGAGGCGTACCTGCACGTGTGGCAGGTGACCGCGCACATGCTCGGTGTGCGGGACGAGTACATCCCCGCCACCTGGGCCGCGGCCAACGCCCAGTCCAAGCAGCTCCTCGACCCCGTCCTGGGCCCCACGGAGGAAGGCCTCAAGCTCTGCGAGATCCTCCTGGACATCGTCGCCGAGCTGGACGCCGGCCTGACCCGCCCGCTGATCTCGGCCTTCTCCCGGTACACCCTGGGCGACCAGATCGGCAACTGGATCGGGCTGTCCCGGGAGCCCTTCTGGAAGCCGACCATCGAGACCGTCTGGCCGCTGCTGGTCGCCTTCCGCGAGGGCCTGATCCCGCTGCCGCTGGTCCCCGAGGCCGCCTGGACGATCGAGGAGGTCATCCGCAAGGTCGTGCTGGTCTTCCTGTCCGAGGGCCGGGGCATCCACATCGAGATCCCCGACGCGAACCGTCCGTCCTGA
- a CDS encoding oxygenase MpaB family protein yields the protein MDELSRRKMLLAGGALGALGVLGAAVPAHARSTWTWAASGSVAGHGTGTDPHEAWDDEADYLLGEVLRRGDVPRVNAALRTWTHNDQPVPDALPGDVRAFMEKARKLPSWADRDKLETAARFSKRRSIYHNILNGLGGGMLSTAIPREARAVYYSKGGADMEDRVAKTSKLGFAVGALDAYRPEGICMVEAVKTRMVHAAVRNLLPQSGGWTDTSGGQKIPISLGDMLVTWHSLATYTMRKMIEWEVPMSSAESEAYLHVWQVTVHMLGVRDEYIPATWAAANAQSDQLLDPVLGRTPEGVELTDILLRQLAEQTSLGTHITRPLVNAFARYLVGDQVADWNGIRREPFWQNTIESVWPLLVKFREGVIDLPLVPEIAWTIDEVARQYILFYLTKGEEIHIEIPDANRPT from the coding sequence ATGGACGAACTCAGCAGGCGCAAGATGCTGCTCGCCGGCGGAGCGCTGGGAGCACTCGGAGTGCTCGGTGCGGCGGTGCCGGCGCATGCGAGGTCCACGTGGACGTGGGCGGCCAGCGGCTCGGTGGCGGGCCACGGGACGGGCACGGACCCGCACGAGGCGTGGGACGACGAAGCCGACTACCTCCTCGGCGAGGTGCTCAGGCGGGGCGACGTGCCCAGGGTCAACGCGGCGCTGCGTACCTGGACCCACAACGACCAGCCGGTGCCGGACGCACTGCCCGGGGACGTACGGGCCTTCATGGAGAAGGCGCGCAAGCTGCCCTCGTGGGCGGACCGGGACAAGCTGGAGACCGCCGCCCGGTTCAGCAAGAGAAGGAGCATCTACCACAACATCCTCAACGGTCTTGGCGGCGGCATGCTGAGCACCGCCATCCCCCGCGAGGCGCGCGCCGTCTACTACTCCAAGGGCGGTGCCGACATGGAGGACCGGGTCGCCAAGACGAGCAAGCTGGGCTTCGCCGTCGGCGCCCTGGACGCGTACCGGCCGGAGGGCATCTGCATGGTGGAGGCGGTGAAGACCCGCATGGTGCACGCGGCCGTGCGGAACCTGCTGCCGCAGTCCGGGGGCTGGACCGACACCAGCGGCGGTCAGAAGATCCCCATCAGCCTGGGGGACATGCTGGTCACCTGGCACAGCCTGGCCACCTACACCATGCGCAAGATGATCGAGTGGGAAGTCCCGATGAGCTCGGCCGAGTCCGAGGCGTATCTGCACGTGTGGCAGGTGACGGTGCACATGCTCGGCGTCCGCGACGAGTACATCCCCGCCACCTGGGCCGCGGCCAACGCCCAGTCCGACCAGCTCCTCGACCCCGTCCTCGGACGCACGCCCGAGGGTGTCGAGCTGACCGACATCCTGCTGCGTCAGCTCGCCGAGCAGACCAGCCTGGGCACCCACATCACCCGGCCCCTGGTCAACGCGTTCGCACGGTATCTCGTGGGCGACCAGGTCGCCGACTGGAACGGCATCCGCCGCGAGCCGTTCTGGCAGAACACGATCGAAAGCGTCTGGCCGCTGCTGGTGAAGTTCCGCGAGGGCGTGATCGACCTGCCCCTGGTGCCGGAGATCGCCTGGACGATCGACGAGGTGGCCCGCCAGTACATCCTCTTCTACCTCACCAAGGGCGAGGAGATCCACATCGAGATCCCGGACGCCAACCGTCCCACCTGA
- a CDS encoding TetR/AcrR family transcriptional regulator, with amino-acid sequence MEPAFTFLAAPQDSDSVLERAFAEAAEQADESDETTTRMLDAAYEQLCRMGIRRSTMEDVARRAGVSRITVYRRFASKEALVQQVVQREFRRYFDQFIVDVQEAETVADRVVLGFASSLRAIRSNPLIGGLMDAEPDAVVPSMTGDGGRTLAVVQQFVAGRLRQEQQAGNVARDVDVGVVAEMMVRVSASFLVIPSQIIDLDDEEQVRAVARQFLVPMLSASGEARR; translated from the coding sequence GTGGAACCTGCATTCACCTTCCTGGCCGCGCCCCAGGACTCCGATTCGGTGCTGGAGCGCGCGTTCGCCGAAGCCGCCGAACAGGCCGACGAGAGCGACGAGACGACCACGCGCATGCTCGACGCCGCGTACGAGCAGCTCTGCCGCATGGGTATACGGCGGTCCACGATGGAAGACGTGGCCCGCCGGGCAGGCGTCTCCCGGATCACGGTCTACCGGCGCTTCGCCTCCAAGGAGGCACTGGTCCAGCAGGTCGTACAGCGCGAGTTCCGGCGGTACTTCGACCAGTTCATCGTCGACGTCCAGGAAGCCGAGACGGTCGCCGACCGCGTGGTGCTGGGCTTCGCCAGCTCGCTGCGGGCGATCCGCAGCAACCCCCTCATCGGCGGCCTGATGGACGCGGAGCCGGACGCCGTCGTGCCGTCCATGACCGGCGACGGGGGACGCACTCTCGCCGTGGTGCAGCAGTTCGTGGCGGGCAGGCTGCGCCAGGAGCAGCAGGCGGGCAACGTCGCCCGCGACGTGGACGTCGGCGTCGTGGCCGAGATGATGGTCCGGGTGTCGGCCTCCTTCCTGGTGATCCCCAGCCAGATCATCGACCTCGACGACGAGGAGCAGGTGCGTGCGGTGGCCCGGCAGTTCCTCGTCCCGATGCTGAGCGCCTCCGGCGAGGCCCGGCGCTGA
- a CDS encoding Tn3 family transposase: MLTIVWCLGWVVTSIEWTAYPRFKRLITAHELHLFFSPTRDELEWAAGATDGDEHLLVLLLMLKSYQRMGCFPALEDVPEQVVEFVRRQVELPEGTLPMYRAERTAKHHRGLVRKRVGVAYNQAEARRVAEQAIRKEAAAKNRPADLINIALEKVVEAGLELPGFSTFDKMAAKIRTEVNASICAGIHDRMGPLQRAEVLRLLEERDADGTTLFNRLKKPAKGPSWSHFKNLTKRMEWVDGLGDSAVWMDGVAARKITDFAGEADAADAPALRDYAPVKRLALIACLVHKARMRVRDDLATMFCKRVGTKAKKAKAELEEIRLRQQELVEALIRNYRVVLKDIEADGPAQLALAKADQITAEAREALAGLDEEASADELARRLGGKVSPALLALLKALVVQAGGLGAVARTVEGFGGFAKQYEQIEKVSAHHGNLWEPLLYGQIGRDRAVMFDLAEKLEFTVTSEDGRVLDALAHAQRNQAARGEYITAFDEEGKEVDISFATQNWRKVVVDKPRTGQYVRKYFEAMVFTYLAEELRCGDVAVVGSEEYADWSQQLLEWEAVQEKLADYLVEVGLCEVDETAEFDARFFRRQLEDKLRSAAAAADAGYPDNEGLVIDPETGIPSLKPHRSEGLTPSAKRLEQEIKARMPERTLIGILSRTAYWVDWWRRFGPASGNEPKLQDPFGRYVITTFVKGTNMGPYEAARHIPGVSGHELSYTANRHFSIVLLNEAIADLVNAHARLDISRAWGDGTTVAADGTHMDTYLDNLLAETSVRYGKPGGIAYHHISDTYIALFTHFIPCGVWEAVYIIEGLLKNTSEVKPTTVHADTQGQ, from the coding sequence ATGTTGACCATCGTCTGGTGCCTGGGGTGGGTTGTGACCTCGATCGAGTGGACCGCGTATCCGCGGTTCAAGCGGCTGATCACCGCGCATGAGCTGCATCTGTTCTTCTCGCCGACTCGCGATGAGCTGGAGTGGGCGGCCGGGGCGACGGACGGGGATGAGCATCTGCTGGTGCTTCTGCTGATGCTGAAGTCGTATCAGCGCATGGGGTGTTTCCCGGCGCTGGAGGACGTGCCGGAGCAGGTGGTGGAGTTCGTGCGGCGTCAGGTGGAGCTGCCGGAGGGCACGCTGCCGATGTACCGGGCTGAGCGGACCGCGAAGCATCACCGGGGCCTGGTGCGCAAGCGGGTCGGTGTGGCGTACAACCAGGCGGAGGCCCGGCGGGTCGCCGAGCAGGCGATCCGCAAGGAGGCCGCGGCGAAGAACCGCCCGGCAGATCTGATCAACATCGCGTTGGAGAAGGTCGTGGAGGCCGGGCTGGAGCTGCCGGGGTTCTCCACCTTCGACAAGATGGCCGCGAAGATCCGCACCGAGGTGAACGCTTCGATCTGCGCTGGCATCCACGACCGCATGGGCCCCCTTCAGCGGGCGGAGGTGCTGCGGCTGCTGGAGGAGCGCGACGCGGACGGGACGACGCTGTTCAACCGGCTGAAGAAGCCCGCCAAGGGGCCGAGCTGGTCGCATTTCAAGAACCTGACCAAGCGCATGGAGTGGGTGGACGGCCTCGGCGACAGCGCGGTGTGGATGGACGGCGTCGCCGCGCGGAAGATCACCGACTTCGCCGGGGAAGCGGACGCGGCCGACGCCCCGGCGCTGCGGGACTACGCGCCGGTCAAACGCCTCGCGCTGATCGCGTGCCTGGTGCACAAGGCACGGATGCGGGTCCGCGACGACCTGGCGACGATGTTCTGTAAGCGAGTCGGCACGAAGGCCAAGAAGGCCAAGGCGGAGCTGGAGGAGATCCGACTGCGCCAGCAGGAGCTGGTCGAGGCCCTGATCAGGAACTACCGCGTGGTCCTCAAGGACATCGAGGCCGACGGCCCGGCCCAGCTGGCCCTCGCGAAGGCCGACCAGATAACGGCCGAGGCCCGGGAGGCCCTGGCCGGGCTGGACGAGGAGGCGTCGGCCGACGAGCTCGCCCGGCGACTGGGCGGGAAGGTCTCCCCGGCCCTGCTTGCCCTGCTGAAGGCCCTGGTGGTGCAGGCCGGCGGGCTCGGCGCGGTCGCCCGGACTGTAGAGGGCTTTGGCGGGTTCGCCAAGCAGTACGAGCAGATCGAGAAGGTCTCTGCCCACCACGGCAACCTCTGGGAGCCGCTGCTGTACGGGCAGATCGGCCGGGACCGGGCGGTGATGTTCGACCTGGCCGAGAAGCTGGAGTTCACCGTCACTTCGGAGGACGGGCGGGTGCTGGACGCGCTCGCACACGCCCAACGGAACCAGGCAGCGCGTGGAGAGTACATCACTGCCTTCGACGAGGAGGGCAAGGAGGTGGACATCTCCTTCGCTACCCAGAACTGGCGCAAGGTGGTGGTCGACAAGCCCCGCACCGGTCAGTACGTCCGCAAGTACTTCGAGGCGATGGTCTTCACCTACCTCGCCGAGGAACTGCGCTGCGGCGACGTCGCCGTGGTCGGCTCGGAGGAGTACGCCGACTGGTCCCAGCAACTGCTGGAATGGGAGGCCGTCCAGGAGAAGCTGGCCGACTACCTGGTGGAAGTCGGGCTGTGCGAGGTCGACGAGACCGCCGAGTTCGACGCACGGTTCTTCCGCCGGCAGCTGGAGGACAAGCTCCGCAGTGCCGCTGCGGCGGCGGATGCCGGGTATCCGGACAACGAGGGCCTAGTCATCGACCCGGAGACGGGTATCCCATCGCTGAAGCCGCACCGCTCGGAGGGGCTCACGCCCTCGGCGAAGCGGCTGGAGCAGGAGATCAAAGCTCGGATGCCGGAGCGCACGCTGATCGGGATTCTGTCGAGGACCGCGTACTGGGTGGACTGGTGGCGCCGCTTCGGCCCGGCCTCCGGCAACGAGCCGAAGCTTCAGGACCCGTTCGGCCGCTACGTCATCACCACCTTCGTCAAGGGCACCAACATGGGCCCGTACGAGGCAGCCCGCCACATCCCCGGCGTCTCCGGCCACGAGCTGTCGTACACGGCGAACCGGCACTTCTCCATCGTGCTGCTGAACGAGGCCATCGCCGACCTGGTCAACGCGCACGCCCGCCTGGACATCTCCCGCGCGTGGGGCGACGGCACCACGGTGGCCGCGGACGGCACCCATATGGACACCTATCTCGACAACCTGCTCGCCGAGACCTCCGTCCGGTACGGCAAGCCGGGCGGCATCGCCTACCACCACATCTCCGACACCTACATCGCCCTGTTCACTCACTTCATCCCGTGCGGGGTGTGGGAGGCCGTCTACATCATCGAAGGCCTGCTCAAGAACACCTCCGAGGTCAAGCCGACCACTGTCCACGCTGATACACAGGGCCAGTGA
- a CDS encoding transposase family protein, giving the protein MLDVPRHVVEYTARLLAAHRRQIGTPKGSRALGPFRQAVFVLRWFREAGCVHCLARDAGISQATGYRYLHEAIDVLAERAPDLHDVLARCRMQGMSHVVLDGTLISCDRVAGTTENGNDLWYSGKAKHFAGNVQFLAAPDGTPLWVSDVEPGSVHDLRAARIHALPALYPAARDGVPTLADVGYTGAGIGVHTPFRPHPDITSPLATDTRAHNRLLRGIRALGERAAAELKQRWRALQHVTLSPSRIGHIAQAALTLNNTWK; this is encoded by the coding sequence ATGCTCGACGTCCCGCGCCACGTGGTCGAGTACACCGCCCGCTTACTGGCCGCCCACCGCCGCCAGATCGGCACCCCGAAGGGCTCACGTGCACTGGGCCCGTTCCGCCAGGCCGTGTTCGTACTGCGCTGGTTCCGCGAGGCCGGCTGCGTGCACTGCCTGGCCCGCGACGCCGGCATCTCCCAGGCCACCGGCTACCGCTACCTTCACGAAGCCATCGATGTCCTGGCCGAACGCGCGCCCGACCTCCACGACGTCCTTGCCCGCTGCCGCATGCAGGGCATGAGCCATGTGGTCCTGGACGGCACCCTGATCTCCTGTGACCGGGTCGCCGGCACCACCGAGAACGGCAACGACCTGTGGTACTCCGGCAAAGCGAAACACTTCGCCGGGAACGTCCAGTTCCTCGCCGCCCCGGACGGCACCCCGCTGTGGGTCTCCGACGTCGAGCCCGGCTCGGTCCACGACCTGCGTGCCGCCCGGATCCATGCCCTGCCGGCCCTCTACCCGGCGGCCCGCGACGGCGTGCCCACCCTGGCCGACGTCGGCTACACCGGCGCCGGCATCGGCGTGCACACCCCCTTCCGCCCCCACCCCGACATCACCTCCCCGCTCGCCACCGACACCCGCGCCCACAACCGGCTCCTGCGCGGCATCCGCGCCCTGGGCGAACGCGCCGCCGCCGAACTCAAACAACGCTGGCGTGCCCTCCAGCACGTCACCCTCAGCCCAAGCCGCATCGGACACATCGCCCAGGCCGCCCTCACCCTCAACAACACATGGAAATGA
- a CDS encoding Tn3 family transposase — protein MFALAHLLGFDLMPRIRNWKGMTFYRPSKQSEYVHIDVLFGEAGKNVIDWDLIESQFRHLMRVAISVREGAISSSTLLKRLRSGSRKNATYAAFREVGRVIRTVQLLRYLSDAPLRRRVTAATNKVEAFNGFSQWLGFGNRGVIADNDPVEQEKAMKFNALLTNAVIFHNALDIAEIVRQLLEEGWEITPEDLAHISPYLTEHINRFGEYSTHELGIQPEAYDPKLDVDFTPLGDQDLATAGFGQAA, from the coding sequence GTGTTCGCGCTCGCGCACCTGCTGGGTTTCGACCTGATGCCCAGGATCAGGAACTGGAAGGGCATGACCTTCTACCGGCCCAGTAAGCAGAGCGAGTACGTACACATCGACGTGCTGTTCGGCGAGGCCGGGAAGAACGTCATCGACTGGGACCTGATCGAGTCCCAGTTCCGGCACCTGATGCGGGTGGCCATCTCCGTAAGGGAGGGGGCGATCTCCTCATCCACGCTGCTCAAGCGGCTGCGCTCCGGCTCGCGGAAGAACGCCACCTACGCCGCTTTCCGCGAGGTCGGCCGCGTGATCCGCACCGTGCAGCTGCTGCGCTACCTCTCGGACGCCCCGCTGCGTCGGCGGGTGACCGCGGCGACCAACAAGGTCGAGGCGTTCAACGGCTTCTCCCAGTGGCTCGGCTTCGGCAACCGCGGTGTCATCGCCGACAACGACCCCGTCGAGCAGGAGAAGGCAATGAAATTCAACGCCCTGCTCACGAACGCGGTGATCTTCCACAACGCCCTCGACATCGCCGAGATCGTCCGGCAGCTGCTGGAAGAGGGCTGGGAGATCACCCCGGAGGACCTAGCCCACATCTCGCCCTACCTGACCGAGCACATCAACCGGTTCGGCGAGTACAGCACACACGAACTCGGCATCCAGCCAGAGGCATACGACCCGAAGCTGGACGTCGACTTCACCCCGCTGGGCGACCAGGACCTGGCCACCGCCGGCTTCGGTCAGGCCGCCTAA
- a CDS encoding metallophosphoesterase family protein — protein sequence MRRTIIIGDIHGCFDELLELLDEVDIQPDDLLVSVGDLVDRGPAPGAVVRLFRERPNSVVVMGNHERKHVRGILSYAQEITRLQLGDHYAETVDWMRTLPYYFENEHVRVVHAAMLSGIPLSDQREEILCGSTRGERELTALFPDSYWHEHYTDDKPVVFGHHVTGQEPMIRDGRIFGLDTGACHGWNLTALCLPGFTVHSVKAQADHWSAVKRQWQLPVLKTRPWHDSTWLELAQAVERFSSTSDPVARRWLEALQEWATGVQSTFPTLVATAHRVADELTPDEMRQHPAAKVLFQARNGRLNQTGLARQCPTPRRAIELAAALGLILDDLPN from the coding sequence ATGCGGCGGACGATCATCATCGGCGACATCCATGGCTGCTTCGACGAGTTGCTCGAACTGCTTGATGAAGTTGACATTCAACCAGACGACCTACTGGTCAGCGTCGGTGATCTGGTCGACCGCGGTCCAGCGCCCGGTGCGGTGGTCAGGCTTTTCCGTGAACGCCCGAACTCGGTCGTGGTCATGGGCAACCATGAGCGAAAGCACGTGCGCGGGATCCTCTCCTACGCGCAGGAGATCACGCGCCTGCAACTTGGCGACCACTACGCCGAAACGGTCGACTGGATGCGGACTCTGCCGTACTACTTCGAGAACGAGCACGTCCGTGTTGTCCACGCCGCGATGCTGTCCGGGATTCCTCTGTCCGACCAGCGGGAGGAGATCCTTTGTGGCTCGACGAGGGGTGAACGAGAGCTCACAGCGCTGTTCCCGGACAGCTATTGGCACGAGCACTACACCGATGACAAGCCGGTGGTGTTCGGCCATCACGTAACCGGCCAGGAACCGATGATCCGCGATGGCAGGATCTTCGGTCTCGACACCGGTGCCTGCCACGGCTGGAACCTGACCGCACTGTGTCTTCCAGGATTCACGGTCCACTCGGTGAAGGCGCAAGCGGATCACTGGTCGGCCGTCAAGCGCCAGTGGCAGTTGCCCGTCCTGAAGACCAGACCCTGGCACGACTCCACCTGGCTGGAGCTGGCTCAGGCGGTAGAGCGGTTCTCCTCAACATCTGACCCAGTGGCGCGCCGGTGGCTGGAGGCGCTCCAAGAGTGGGCCACGGGTGTGCAGTCGACGTTCCCCACTCTGGTCGCCACAGCGCATCGAGTCGCCGACGAGCTCACTCCAGACGAAATGCGCCAGCATCCTGCTGCGAAGGTTCTCTTCCAAGCCCGAAACGGCCGTCTCAACCAGACCGGTCTGGCCAGACAGTGCCCGACACCGCGCAGGGCAATCGAACTGGCAGCCGCACTGGGGCTGATACTGGACGATCTGCCCAACTGA
- a CDS encoding recombinase family protein has protein sequence MPELTEPAAVVEQFDCPTCEAPAGSTCRTRGGKVAPKYHTPRFMLVSQLRAELEVRTPANRSPGRVWEMGPAIAAAVPEGATKPTRVGYARCSTAQQELQSQLDALDEAGCDPVFSEKISTRVKVRPEFVKAMDFARTIKKAVPHQRVIFTVHEMKRLGRGAAELLAIAEDLRHHDIQLELLTGPLQGVYDPSGHGAALFAFFAGMAESEREYIREKSLEGQASARERGRHGGRPKVVDDDMAAFARSLRVNGVPVPEIASKLVITSGKNKGKRPSVATVYRILAEDTDSTD, from the coding sequence ATGCCAGAGCTCACCGAACCGGCCGCCGTCGTCGAACAGTTCGACTGCCCCACCTGTGAAGCGCCCGCCGGAAGCACCTGCCGCACCCGCGGCGGCAAGGTCGCCCCGAAGTATCACACCCCACGCTTCATGCTCGTCTCCCAGCTCCGCGCGGAACTCGAAGTCCGCACCCCTGCCAACCGCAGCCCCGGCCGCGTGTGGGAGATGGGCCCGGCGATCGCCGCCGCCGTGCCGGAGGGCGCGACCAAGCCCACGAGGGTGGGCTACGCGCGTTGCAGTACTGCTCAGCAAGAACTTCAGAGCCAGCTCGACGCTCTGGATGAGGCGGGCTGTGATCCGGTTTTCTCGGAGAAGATCAGCACCCGGGTCAAGGTGAGGCCGGAGTTCGTCAAGGCCATGGACTTCGCCCGCACCATCAAGAAGGCCGTCCCGCACCAACGGGTGATCTTCACCGTGCACGAGATGAAGCGCCTGGGCCGCGGCGCCGCCGAGTTGCTGGCCATCGCCGAGGACCTGCGCCACCACGACATCCAGCTCGAACTCCTCACCGGACCCCTCCAGGGGGTCTACGACCCGTCCGGGCACGGCGCCGCCCTGTTCGCGTTCTTCGCCGGCATGGCGGAGTCCGAGCGCGAGTACATCCGGGAGAAGTCCCTGGAGGGCCAGGCGTCCGCTCGTGAGCGGGGCCGACATGGCGGACGCCCGAAGGTCGTCGACGACGACATGGCCGCGTTCGCCCGCAGCCTGCGGGTCAACGGGGTCCCCGTCCCTGAGATCGCAAGCAAGCTGGTCATCACCTCGGGCAAGAACAAGGGCAAGCGGCCCTCAGTCGCCACCGTCTACCGCATCCTCGCCGAGGACACCGACAGCACCGACTGA
- a CDS encoding AMP-dependent synthetase/ligase, with product MVTAEHLHQSAAELTITRLLRRNSREFPDRPALTSGIGRDATTLSWAQLRAEVAALTRGLAALGLSRGDRMLIAMSKRPEHWIADLAAIHLGALACSLYDTLSTEQLRFVARHSGATALVLEGEEQMRRWQPILNELPHLRAVVVLDPEGVPPGGRLVVRYADVPREGPPGDASFEVLTDTVTADQPLTLVYTSGTTGEPKGVVLTHRNVIYESLMQDHLVAVPEHPRTVAYLPMAHVAERVLGIYMPVCNAGHVTICPDPAGLLPALLAVRPHGFFGVPRVWEKLAAGLRAKLAALPAEQSAAVKQAQEAAWGAFHLRSAGQDVPDQLAAKLEQLDAQVLRPVRAAIGFDDCHRAFSGAAPIPTAVLEFLAGLGLPVYEVWGLSETTGAATVSTPEAFALGAVGAQGPGIEVKAAADGELFVRGPVVFPGYLTADGRIEAATDQDGWLPTGDVGAIDERGLVRITDRKKEIIITDGGKNIAPTKIESLLRAHPLVAQAVAIGDGRRFVTALLVLDEEVAPLWAQANGIAAAGPGELARHPEVLSALDKAVAEANAALSRAEQVKKYEVLAGPWTPESGELTPKLSLRRRAIDRLHAATIESMYT from the coding sequence GTGGTCACCGCAGAGCATCTGCACCAGTCCGCAGCAGAGCTGACGATCACCCGCCTGCTGCGCCGCAACTCCCGGGAGTTTCCCGACCGTCCCGCGCTCACGAGCGGGATCGGGCGGGACGCGACGACGCTGTCCTGGGCGCAACTGCGCGCCGAGGTCGCCGCCCTGACCCGCGGTCTGGCCGCGCTCGGCCTGAGCCGGGGCGACCGGATGCTGATCGCCATGTCGAAGCGGCCGGAGCACTGGATCGCCGACCTGGCCGCGATCCACCTGGGGGCACTGGCCTGCAGCCTGTACGACACGCTCAGCACCGAGCAGTTGCGCTTCGTCGCCCGGCACAGCGGGGCCACCGCCCTCGTCCTGGAGGGCGAGGAGCAGATGCGGCGCTGGCAGCCGATCCTCAACGAGCTGCCGCACCTGCGCGCCGTCGTCGTCCTCGACCCGGAGGGCGTCCCGCCCGGCGGCCGGCTCGTCGTCCGCTACGCGGACGTGCCCCGCGAAGGGCCGCCCGGAGACGCCTCGTTCGAGGTGCTCACCGACACGGTCACCGCGGACCAGCCGCTGACCCTCGTCTACACCTCGGGCACCACCGGCGAGCCCAAAGGCGTGGTGCTCACCCACCGCAACGTGATCTACGAGTCCCTGATGCAGGACCACCTCGTCGCCGTGCCCGAACATCCCCGCACGGTGGCATACCTGCCGATGGCGCACGTCGCCGAGCGGGTGCTCGGGATCTACATGCCGGTCTGCAACGCCGGCCACGTCACCATCTGCCCCGACCCGGCGGGGCTGCTGCCGGCGCTGCTCGCCGTGCGGCCGCACGGCTTCTTCGGCGTCCCCCGGGTGTGGGAGAAGCTCGCCGCCGGCCTGCGGGCGAAGCTCGCCGCGCTCCCCGCGGAGCAGTCCGCGGCGGTGAAGCAGGCACAGGAGGCGGCCTGGGGGGCATTCCACCTGCGGTCCGCCGGCCAGGACGTGCCGGACCAGCTCGCGGCAAAGCTGGAGCAGCTCGACGCGCAGGTGCTGCGGCCGGTCCGGGCAGCCATCGGGTTCGACGACTGCCACCGGGCGTTCAGCGGCGCGGCGCCGATCCCCACCGCGGTCCTGGAGTTCCTGGCCGGCCTCGGGCTCCCCGTGTACGAGGTCTGGGGCCTGAGCGAGACCACCGGGGCGGCGACGGTGAGCACCCCAGAGGCGTTCGCCCTGGGCGCGGTCGGTGCACAGGGTCCGGGTATCGAGGTGAAGGCCGCCGCCGACGGCGAGCTGTTCGTCCGCGGCCCCGTCGTCTTCCCCGGCTACCTGACGGCCGACGGCCGTATCGAGGCGGCCACCGACCAGGACGGCTGGCTGCCCACCGGCGACGTCGGCGCGATCGACGAGCGCGGCCTGGTCCGGATCACGGACCGCAAGAAGGAGATCATCATCACCGACGGCGGAAAGAACATCGCCCCGACGAAGATCGAGTCCCTGCTGCGGGCGCATCCCCTCGTCGCCCAGGCCGTGGCGATCGGCGACGGACGCCGCTTCGTCACCGCGCTGCTCGTCCTCGACGAGGAAGTGGCTCCGCTCTGGGCGCAGGCCAACGGGATCGCTGCCGCCGGCCCCGGCGAGCTGGCGCGCCACCCCGAGGTGCTCAGCGCCCTCGACAAGGCCGTCGCGGAGGCCAACGCCGCGCTCTCCCGCGCGGAACAGGTGAAGAAGTACGAGGTCCTGGCCGGGCCGTGGACTCCGGAGTCCGGCGAGCTGACACCGAAGCTGAGCCTGCGGCGCAGGGCGATCGACCGGCTGCACGCCGCGACGATCGAATCGATGTACACGTAG